Proteins from a genomic interval of Luteibacter pinisoli:
- a CDS encoding response regulator transcription factor: MNRPMPAVVQAPIVCVVDDDLAVREALASLFRSVGLSVATFGSAADFLAREDATAPGCLVLDVRLPGVSGLDFQAQLSAMANPLPIVFMTGHGDITMSVRAMKAGALDFLAKPFRDQDMLDAVSAAIERDAAGRRDADALSSVRTAYASLTPREREVMHHVTAGLMNKQVGALLGLSEITVKIHRGNVMRKMGVRSLADLVRQAEALGSQA; the protein is encoded by the coding sequence ATGAATCGTCCGATGCCCGCCGTGGTCCAGGCGCCGATCGTCTGTGTCGTGGACGATGACCTGGCCGTGCGGGAGGCCCTGGCATCGCTGTTCCGCTCGGTCGGCCTCTCCGTGGCCACCTTTGGCAGCGCCGCCGATTTCCTTGCTCGCGAGGACGCCACGGCACCGGGCTGCCTGGTGCTCGATGTCCGCCTGCCGGGGGTGAGTGGCCTGGATTTCCAGGCGCAGCTCTCGGCGATGGCGAACCCGCTGCCCATCGTCTTCATGACCGGCCACGGCGACATCACCATGTCCGTCCGCGCGATGAAGGCCGGTGCGCTCGATTTCCTGGCCAAGCCCTTTCGCGACCAGGACATGCTCGATGCCGTGTCCGCCGCGATCGAGCGCGATGCCGCCGGGCGCCGCGATGCCGACGCGCTGTCCTCCGTCCGAACGGCCTACGCGTCGCTGACCCCGCGCGAGCGGGAAGTCATGCACCACGTGACGGCCGGCCTGATGAACAAGCAGGTGGGCGCGCTGCTCGGGCTTTCCGAGATCACGGTGAAAATCCATCGCGGTAACGTCATGCGCAAGATGGGCGTGCGTTCCCTCGCGGATCTCGTCCGCCAGGCCGAGGCCCTCGGCTCCCAAGCCTGA
- a CDS encoding PA2169 family four-helix-bundle protein — MTATTEHDIKVLNNLIETTIDSAEGYGEAAKDAHNTRYAASFQQRAAERRQVTQRLQQQVRSLGGNPEDDGTVLAKAHRMFVELRAKVGSKDDTAVVDEVERGEDHIKAKYEDALKDTDVTAGTRSLINEAYVSVKSGHDQMRDLKHALHGTN, encoded by the coding sequence ATGACAGCCACGACCGAACACGACATCAAGGTGCTTAATAACCTTATTGAAACGACCATCGACAGTGCCGAAGGCTATGGCGAAGCCGCGAAGGATGCGCACAACACCCGTTATGCCGCATCGTTCCAGCAGCGCGCGGCCGAGCGCCGCCAGGTGACGCAGCGCCTGCAGCAGCAGGTGCGTTCGCTGGGTGGCAACCCGGAAGACGATGGCACCGTGCTGGCCAAGGCGCATCGCATGTTCGTTGAACTGCGTGCGAAGGTCGGCTCGAAGGATGACACCGCGGTGGTCGACGAAGTCGAGCGCGGCGAAGATCACATCAAGGCGAAGTACGAAGACGCCCTGAAGGATACGGACGTGACCGCGGGCACGCGTTCGCTGATCAACGAGGCGTATGTGTCGGTCAAGAGCGGCCATGACCAGATGCGTGACCTGAAGCACGCGCTGCACGGTACGAACTAA
- a CDS encoding PAS domain-containing sensor histidine kinase, whose translation MPRTNALTHAHRGTLIGPRRGASAWLSVAGTLLAVAVFVVDTFTPLQGAVAVVYLVVVLLVAAAGGRTSILGAVASCCVLTIASYVRGHGWPEPDAAFLRCLVSLSAIIVTGVLAMRARKRMATIIRQASLLDLTHDSIYVRDTDDVIVEWNGGAEALYGWTAGEAIGRRASELLATAFAGNRADMDAELFSEGRWEGELIQQHRDGRIVLVEARCALLRDAAGRAQQILEAGTDITARRAADAALAESERRYRAIFESSRFAFWEEDYTLVVERIHVLRSQGVVDLAAYIEKHPSFVRDACALTMVTDVNAATVRMLGARHRDDLIGPLDRFLPGSDRTFGQVLVTLFEGSGTAEGETHLINLKGERLNVLFAVSMPAGPSRYDRVLASVVDITERKRTEHALMAMQSELAQAARVTALGEMSATIAHEVNQPLAAIVTHGEAALRWLRRGEPDLGEACDGIERLVRDARRASDVVNRVRSVASKEPRQHVRFDLRALVEECALLLDGDMARHRVGFTIDIDRAAPMPRGDRVQLQQVVLNLMGNAIRAMGTVPGRRELTLSARATGGESLLIEVEDTGTGIPDDIAASLFDAFVSTRGGGMGMGLAICRSTVESHGGRLWATNRPEGGATFHFTLPVTVAEEARA comes from the coding sequence ATGCCCCGAACGAACGCCCTGACCCACGCACACCGCGGGACCCTTATCGGTCCCCGTCGTGGTGCGTCCGCCTGGCTGTCCGTGGCGGGTACGTTACTTGCCGTGGCGGTATTCGTCGTGGATACCTTCACCCCGCTCCAGGGTGCCGTGGCGGTGGTGTATCTCGTGGTGGTGCTGCTGGTCGCGGCGGCGGGCGGGCGCACCTCCATCCTGGGTGCCGTGGCCAGTTGCTGCGTGCTGACGATTGCCTCGTACGTGCGCGGCCACGGCTGGCCCGAGCCCGATGCGGCCTTCCTGCGCTGCCTGGTGAGCCTCTCGGCGATCATCGTCACCGGCGTGCTGGCGATGCGCGCTCGCAAGCGCATGGCCACGATCATCCGCCAGGCCAGCCTGCTCGACCTCACTCACGATTCGATCTACGTGCGCGACACCGACGACGTCATCGTCGAGTGGAACGGGGGCGCCGAAGCGCTGTACGGCTGGACGGCAGGCGAGGCCATCGGCCGTCGCGCCAGTGAGCTGCTCGCCACCGCCTTCGCCGGCAACCGCGCGGACATGGACGCCGAGCTGTTTTCCGAGGGCCGCTGGGAAGGTGAACTGATCCAGCAGCATCGTGACGGCCGGATCGTCCTCGTCGAGGCGCGCTGTGCGCTGCTGCGCGACGCGGCCGGGCGCGCGCAGCAGATCCTCGAAGCCGGCACCGACATCACCGCCCGCCGTGCGGCGGACGCGGCGCTGGCCGAGAGCGAGCGCCGCTACCGGGCCATCTTCGAAAGCTCGCGTTTCGCCTTCTGGGAAGAGGACTACACGCTGGTGGTCGAGCGCATCCACGTGCTGCGTTCGCAGGGTGTCGTGGACCTCGCCGCGTATATCGAGAAGCACCCGTCGTTCGTGCGCGATGCGTGCGCGCTGACGATGGTGACGGACGTCAACGCCGCTACCGTGCGCATGCTGGGTGCGCGCCACCGCGATGACCTGATCGGCCCGCTGGACCGCTTCCTGCCGGGCAGCGACCGCACGTTCGGCCAGGTGCTGGTGACCCTGTTCGAGGGCTCCGGGACGGCCGAAGGCGAAACCCACCTGATCAACCTGAAAGGCGAGCGCCTCAACGTGCTGTTCGCCGTGAGCATGCCCGCGGGCCCTTCGCGCTATGACCGCGTGCTGGCCAGCGTCGTCGACATCACCGAACGCAAGCGCACCGAGCATGCGCTGATGGCCATGCAGTCCGAGCTGGCCCAGGCGGCGCGCGTGACGGCGCTGGGCGAGATGAGCGCCACCATCGCGCATGAAGTGAACCAGCCGCTGGCGGCCATCGTGACCCATGGCGAAGCGGCGTTGCGCTGGCTGCGTCGTGGCGAACCGGACCTGGGCGAAGCCTGCGATGGCATCGAGCGGCTGGTACGCGACGCGCGGCGGGCCAGCGACGTGGTCAACCGCGTGCGCAGCGTGGCCAGCAAGGAACCCCGCCAGCACGTCCGGTTTGACCTGCGTGCCCTGGTCGAAGAGTGCGCGCTGCTGCTGGATGGCGACATGGCCCGCCACCGGGTCGGCTTCACCATCGACATTGACCGGGCGGCGCCCATGCCGCGAGGCGACCGGGTGCAGCTGCAGCAGGTGGTGCTGAACCTGATGGGCAATGCCATCCGCGCCATGGGCACGGTACCGGGCCGTCGCGAGCTGACCCTGAGCGCCCGGGCCACCGGCGGCGAGAGCCTGCTCATCGAAGTGGAAGACACCGGCACCGGCATCCCGGACGACATCGCCGCCAGCCTGTTCGATGCGTTCGTATCCACCCGGGGCGGTGGCATGGGAATGGGGCTTGCCATCTGCCGCTCGACCGTGGAATCTCATGGCGGGCGCCTTTGGGCGACCAATCGCCCTGAGGGGGGAGCGACCTTCCATTTCACGCTGCCGGTAACGGTGGCCGAGGAGGCCCGCGCATGA
- a CDS encoding IS30 family transposase, giving the protein MSRTVRLWRHLSTADRERIWTDWQAGVSPKAIARLLERDGALIYYVLSRRGGFAPPPRKRSARTLQLTEREEISRGLCQGHSLRRIAQTLGRAPSSICREVGRNGGRDGYRAAEADQRAWTHALRPKECLLARRGALRRVVASKLAHRWAPQQISGWLARRYPDDDSMRVSHETIYRSLFIQTRGVLKKQLLAHLRTRRSVRYPLAQGRHGRARKGGRSLTPDALRISERPADADDRAVPGHWEGDLLAGTLSSHIVTLVERRSRFVMLIKIPARDSETVVDAVAKHIRRLPAQLRRSLTWDRGPEMSQHQRFKLATNVQVYFCDPHSPWQRGSNENTNGLLRQYFPKGQDLSHYTQAQLNAVAKELNQRPRQTLDFQTPAEVLNQTVASTS; this is encoded by the coding sequence ATGAGCAGAACAGTTCGGCTATGGCGTCATTTGTCGACGGCGGATCGCGAGCGTATCTGGACAGATTGGCAAGCCGGGGTGTCTCCCAAGGCCATCGCCCGGCTGCTGGAGCGGGACGGCGCCCTCATCTATTACGTTTTGAGTCGGCGTGGAGGCTTTGCACCGCCACCGCGCAAGCGATCCGCTCGGACCCTTCAGCTGACTGAGCGTGAGGAGATCTCACGAGGCTTGTGCCAGGGCCATTCCCTGCGCCGTATCGCCCAGACGCTGGGGCGGGCGCCGTCCAGCATCTGTCGCGAGGTGGGGCGCAATGGCGGCCGTGACGGCTATCGCGCGGCGGAGGCCGATCAGCGCGCCTGGACGCATGCCCTGCGCCCCAAAGAGTGTCTGCTCGCTCGCCGCGGCGCACTTCGCCGTGTGGTCGCCAGCAAGCTGGCCCATCGTTGGGCACCACAACAGATCAGTGGGTGGCTTGCCCGGCGCTATCCGGACGACGACAGTATGCGGGTGTCCCACGAGACCATCTACCGCAGCCTGTTTATCCAGACACGGGGAGTGCTTAAAAAGCAGCTTCTGGCGCATCTTCGTACGCGCCGATCGGTGCGCTATCCGCTGGCCCAGGGACGCCACGGAAGGGCCCGCAAGGGTGGCCGTAGCCTGACCCCCGACGCCCTGAGGATCAGCGAGCGCCCCGCCGACGCGGACGATCGGGCGGTACCAGGGCACTGGGAGGGTGACCTGCTCGCTGGCACGCTCAGCTCGCATATCGTCACGCTCGTCGAGCGGCGATCACGCTTCGTAATGCTGATAAAAATTCCCGCGCGTGACAGCGAGACCGTGGTCGACGCCGTCGCGAAGCACATCCGCCGGCTACCGGCCCAGCTGAGGCGCTCGCTGACCTGGGATCGCGGCCCGGAGATGTCCCAGCACCAACGATTCAAGCTGGCAACCAACGTGCAGGTTTACTTTTGCGACCCGCACAGCCCGTGGCAGCGCGGATCCAACGAGAACACCAACGGCTTGCTTCGCCAGTACTTCCCGAAGGGGCAGGACCTGAGCCATTACACCCAGGCTCAGCTCAACGCCGTGGCCAAGGAGCTGAACCAGCGACCGCGGCAAACTCTGGACTTCCAGACCCCGGCAGAGGTACTAAATCAAACCGTTGCATCGACCAGCTGA
- a CDS encoding SDR family NAD(P)-dependent oxidoreductase has protein sequence MASNRRALITGASAGIGEAFARELARRGFDVVLTARRTDRLESIAAELRERHAIEAVVAPLDLARADAAEALVAALDAQGLHIDVLVNNAGYGLTGYLDEQPWEAHAAFIQVLMTAPTELAWRLLPGMKARGYGRIINVASLAGHVPGSAGHTLYAASKAYLIKFSQSLALETKGTGVHVTALCPGFTLSEFHDVNGSRPLVSKMPGFMWMDAPTVAREGMDAVEAGKAVYVNGRVNRLIKGLFKLLPDALALKMVERQGGRFRVHGEGVGQPPA, from the coding sequence ATGGCATCCAATCGCCGCGCACTCATCACGGGCGCATCCGCCGGCATCGGCGAAGCCTTCGCGCGTGAACTGGCCCGACGTGGCTTTGATGTCGTGCTCACCGCGCGCCGCACCGACCGGCTTGAATCGATTGCCGCGGAGTTGCGCGAGCGGCATGCCATCGAAGCCGTGGTCGCGCCGCTCGATCTCGCGCGTGCTGACGCCGCGGAGGCCCTGGTCGCCGCACTCGACGCGCAGGGCCTGCACATCGACGTGCTGGTGAACAACGCGGGTTACGGTCTCACCGGCTATCTCGACGAGCAGCCGTGGGAGGCGCATGCGGCGTTCATCCAGGTGCTGATGACGGCCCCCACCGAGCTCGCGTGGCGCCTGCTTCCCGGGATGAAGGCGCGTGGCTACGGCCGCATCATCAACGTGGCCTCGCTGGCCGGCCACGTGCCCGGTTCCGCCGGGCACACGCTGTATGCCGCCTCCAAGGCGTACCTCATCAAGTTCTCGCAATCACTGGCGCTTGAGACGAAGGGTACCGGGGTCCACGTCACCGCCCTGTGTCCCGGTTTCACCCTCTCCGAATTCCACGACGTGAACGGCTCGCGCCCCCTGGTCTCGAAAATGCCGGGCTTCATGTGGATGGACGCCCCGACGGTGGCCCGGGAGGGGATGGATGCCGTGGAGGCGGGCAAGGCCGTGTACGTGAACGGCCGGGTCAACCGGCTGATCAAGGGGCTGTTCAAGCTGCTGCCGGACGCCCTGGCCCTGAAGATGGTGGAGCGCCAGGGCGGCCGGTTCCGGGTGCATGGGGAGGGCGTGGGGCAACCGCCCGCCTGA
- a CDS encoding alpha-amylase family glycosyl hydrolase has protein sequence MSERVWWRDGVVYQVYPRSFADANGDGIGDLEGIRGKLSYLASLGVDALWISPVYPSPMADFGYDVSDYRGIDPLFGDIEAMDALIHDAHGMGLKVILDFVPNHSSDEHPWFRESRRSRDSAFRDWYLWRDPAPDGGPPNNWLSNFGGSAWTFDAPTGQYYLHLFLDKQPDLNWRNPVVREAMYDAMRFWLRRGVDGFRVDVIYHVMKDAGFRDNPPNPDYQPGVDAEAHRQLPVHTADLPEVQGVVAAMRSVVDEFPDRVLIGEIYLPLDRIVAYYGQNLEGANLPFNFLLIGAPWEARFIGGLIERYEAALPKGGWPNWVLGNHDKPRIASRVGDAQARVAAVLLLTLRGTPTMYYGDEIGMHDVAIPFADVRDPFERNEPGKGLGRDPQRTPMRWFPREGAGFTRGIPWLPLGDAVATINVDSQQHEPDSLLTLYRALLALRREHTALSRGAIKVLDCNDAVLVYERFDDTGSFTVALNFSDNDAAMPVSLAGELVLSTYGEGDAQATTLRANEARVLRSPSARSPGQR, from the coding sequence GTGAGCGAGCGTGTGTGGTGGCGCGATGGCGTGGTGTACCAGGTGTATCCGCGTTCGTTCGCCGATGCCAACGGCGACGGCATCGGCGACCTGGAGGGTATCCGCGGCAAGCTTTCCTACCTGGCGAGCCTGGGCGTCGATGCCTTGTGGATCTCGCCGGTCTATCCCTCGCCCATGGCGGATTTCGGCTACGACGTCAGCGATTATCGCGGCATCGATCCCCTGTTCGGCGACATCGAGGCCATGGATGCCCTGATCCACGATGCGCACGGCATGGGCCTGAAAGTGATCCTGGACTTCGTGCCGAACCACAGCTCCGACGAGCATCCGTGGTTCCGCGAAAGCCGGCGCTCGCGCGACAGCGCGTTTCGCGACTGGTACCTGTGGCGCGACCCGGCGCCCGATGGCGGGCCGCCGAACAACTGGCTGTCGAACTTCGGTGGCAGCGCCTGGACCTTCGACGCACCGACGGGGCAGTACTACCTGCACCTGTTCCTCGACAAGCAGCCCGACCTGAACTGGCGCAACCCGGTGGTCCGCGAGGCCATGTACGACGCGATGCGCTTCTGGCTGCGCCGTGGCGTGGATGGCTTCCGCGTGGACGTGATCTACCACGTGATGAAGGACGCCGGGTTCCGCGACAACCCACCCAACCCGGACTACCAGCCCGGCGTGGACGCCGAAGCCCACCGCCAGCTACCTGTCCACACCGCCGACCTTCCCGAAGTGCAGGGCGTGGTGGCGGCGATGCGCTCGGTGGTGGACGAATTCCCCGACCGGGTGCTGATCGGCGAAATCTACCTGCCGCTGGACCGCATCGTCGCGTACTACGGGCAGAACCTCGAAGGCGCCAACCTGCCCTTCAATTTCCTGCTGATTGGCGCCCCATGGGAAGCGCGCTTCATCGGCGGCCTGATCGAACGCTACGAGGCCGCCTTGCCGAAGGGCGGCTGGCCAAACTGGGTGCTGGGCAACCACGATAAGCCGCGCATCGCCTCGCGCGTGGGCGATGCACAGGCACGCGTGGCCGCCGTGCTGCTGCTCACGCTGCGCGGCACGCCAACGATGTACTACGGCGACGAGATCGGCATGCACGACGTCGCCATTCCGTTCGCCGATGTCCGCGATCCGTTCGAGCGCAACGAGCCCGGCAAGGGCCTGGGTCGCGACCCGCAGCGCACGCCGATGCGCTGGTTCCCGCGCGAGGGCGCAGGCTTTACCCGGGGCATCCCGTGGCTCCCGCTGGGCGATGCCGTCGCGACCATCAACGTCGACTCGCAGCAGCACGAACCCGATTCGTTGCTGACGCTATATCGCGCGTTGCTGGCGCTGCGCAGGGAGCACACCGCCCTGAGTCGCGGCGCGATCAAGGTGCTCGACTGCAACGATGCCGTGCTTGTCTACGAGCGTTTCGATGACACCGGGAGCTTCACCGTCGCGTTGAATTTCTCGGATAACGACGCGGCAATGCCGGTATCCCTTGCAGGCGAGCTCGTGCTCTCCACCTATGGCGAAGGCGATGCCCAAGCCACGACACTGCGTGCCAACGAAGCGCGCGTGCTCAGATCACCCAGCGCGCGATCGCCAGGACAACGATGA
- a CDS encoding helix-turn-helix domain-containing protein — translation MRYESNAYASPSPAAETVHALNTFALTTPHDEPTVARLLEQALTAVETDLATTRACVARVAALLEHAEAPAPSVPATIRRRVGAGLAPWQARRVAAHVDENLGFAITIDHLSTLAGLSSSYFCRAFKDTFGEPPHAFIMRKRVERAQQLMLQTREPLSQIALACGLSDQAHLCNLFRRLVGQSPSHWRRSQWQEA, via the coding sequence ATGCGCTACGAATCGAACGCCTACGCCTCGCCCAGCCCTGCCGCCGAGACGGTGCACGCCCTGAATACGTTCGCCCTGACCACCCCCCACGACGAGCCCACGGTAGCGCGTCTGCTGGAGCAGGCGCTAACGGCGGTTGAAACCGACCTCGCCACCACCCGCGCCTGCGTCGCCCGGGTTGCCGCGTTGCTCGAGCATGCCGAAGCGCCGGCCCCCTCCGTCCCGGCCACGATCCGCCGCCGTGTAGGTGCGGGCCTGGCACCGTGGCAGGCACGACGCGTGGCCGCCCACGTGGACGAGAACCTCGGCTTCGCCATCACCATCGACCACCTGTCCACCCTGGCCGGGCTGTCGAGCAGCTACTTCTGCCGCGCGTTCAAGGACACCTTCGGCGAGCCGCCGCATGCCTTCATCATGCGCAAGCGCGTGGAGCGGGCCCAGCAGCTGATGCTGCAGACCCGCGAGCCGCTCAGCCAGATTGCCCTCGCCTGCGGCCTTTCCGATCAGGCGCACCTGTGCAACCTGTTCCGTCGCCTGGTGGGCCAGAGCCCGAGCCACTGGCGCCGTTCGCAATGGCAGGAAGCTTGA
- a CDS encoding YdcF family protein, with translation MILILLLILVLIAALLGWRRRRRAAIGMCVLAVAWLFFAGCGPLAGWLLGSLQSGFSPEVSGWGQRNAIILLGAGTVRPEAGVVEPNLYADGRILRATELYRACKATGADCKVEVSGGDAAHNGRAEADTYAITLDRLGVPRADMILESRSMNTFQNAQNSRPLLMTYGADKVVLVSSAIHLKRAVLYFAHFGMRVEPVRGDYVTARYDWLPGTENLFFADFALHEYVGVWRYHVYNALGWNAPRIPEENVSTQTHS, from the coding sequence ATGATCCTTATCCTGCTGCTCATCCTGGTTCTCATCGCGGCCCTGCTGGGCTGGCGTCGCCGCCGCCGGGCCGCTATCGGCATGTGCGTGCTCGCCGTGGCCTGGCTGTTCTTCGCCGGCTGCGGGCCACTGGCCGGCTGGCTGCTCGGCAGCCTGCAGTCGGGTTTCTCGCCGGAGGTGTCCGGGTGGGGGCAGCGCAACGCGATCATCCTGCTGGGCGCCGGTACCGTGCGCCCCGAGGCGGGCGTGGTCGAACCCAACCTGTATGCCGACGGCCGCATCCTTCGCGCCACCGAACTGTACCGGGCGTGCAAGGCCACGGGCGCGGACTGCAAGGTCGAAGTCAGCGGTGGTGACGCGGCGCATAACGGCCGTGCCGAAGCCGATACGTATGCCATCACCCTGGACAGGCTCGGTGTGCCGCGTGCGGACATGATTCTCGAATCGCGCAGCATGAACACGTTCCAGAATGCGCAGAACAGCCGCCCGCTGCTGATGACCTACGGCGCGGACAAGGTCGTGCTGGTGTCGTCCGCCATCCACCTCAAACGCGCGGTGCTGTACTTCGCCCACTTCGGCATGCGCGTCGAGCCCGTGCGCGGGGATTACGTGACGGCCCGCTACGACTGGCTCCCCGGCACCGAAAACCTTTTCTTCGCGGATTTTGCCCTGCATGAATACGTGGGCGTGTGGCGTTACCACGTCTATAACGCCCTGGGCTGGAACGCACCGCGGATTCCTGAAGAAAACGTGAGCACGCAGACACATAGCTAA
- a CDS encoding response regulator transcription factor produces MAANRIVAIVDDDDAVRQATVSLVRSLGHEARGFASAEDFLRPGCDEGVDCLVTDVHMPGIDGTALQRRLLDRGRTYPIVFVSGFPDDSVRNSVMAAGAFCYLGKPFVGDALVTCLERALGAGA; encoded by the coding sequence TTGGCCGCGAACAGGATTGTGGCGATCGTTGACGATGATGACGCGGTGCGCCAGGCCACCGTGAGCCTTGTCCGGTCGCTGGGACACGAAGCACGGGGCTTTGCCTCCGCCGAAGACTTTCTCCGCCCGGGTTGCGACGAGGGCGTCGACTGCCTCGTCACCGACGTGCACATGCCAGGCATCGACGGCACGGCCCTGCAGCGCCGGCTGCTTGATCGGGGTCGCACCTATCCCATCGTCTTTGTGTCCGGGTTCCCGGACGATTCGGTGCGTAACAGCGTGATGGCGGCCGGCGCATTCTGCTACCTCGGCAAGCCCTTCGTCGGCGATGCCCTGGTGACCTGCCTGGAGCGCGCCTTGGGCGCTGGGGCATAG